Proteins found in one Phocoena sinus isolate mPhoSin1 chromosome 19, mPhoSin1.pri, whole genome shotgun sequence genomic segment:
- the GPT2 gene encoding alanine aminotransferase 2, which translates to MQRAAALVRRGCYPRTLGPWGRGQSSAAAEASAVLKVRPERSRRDRILTLESMNPQVKAVEYAVRGPIVLKAGEIELELQRGIKKPFTEVIRANIGDAQAMGQQPITFLRQVMALCTYPNLLDSPSFPEDAKKRARRILQACGGNSLGSYSASQGVNCIREDVAAYITRRDGGVPADPDNIYLTTGASDGISTILKILVSGGGKSRTGVMIPIPQYPLYSAVISELDAIQVNYYLDEDNCWALNVNELRRAVREAKEHCDPKVLCIINPGNPTGQVQSRKCIEDVIHFAWEEKLFLLADEVYQDNVYSPDCRFHSFKKVLYEMGPEYSSNVELASFHSTSKGYMGECGYRGGYMEVINLHPEIKGQLVKLLSVRLCPPVSGQAAMDIVVNPPVPGEESFEQFSREKESVLGNLARKAKLTEDLFNQVPGIHCNPLQGAMYAFPRIFIPAKAMEAAQAHKMAPDMFYCMKLLEETGICVVPGSGFGQREGTYHFRMTILPPVEKLKTVLQKVKDFHIKFLEKYA; encoded by the exons ATGCAGCGGGCGGCGGCGCTGGTCCGGCGGGGCTGCTACCCCCGGACCCTCGGCCCCTGGGGCCGTGGTCAGAGCAGCGCGGCCGCCGAGGCCTCGGCGGTGCTCAAGGTGCGGCCCGAGCGGAGCCGGCGCGACCGCATCCTTACGCTCGAGTCCATGAACCCGCAGGTGAAGGCGGTGGAGTACGCGGTGCGGGGACCCATCGTGCTCAAGGCCGGCGAGATCGAGCTCGAGCTGCAGAGG GGTATCAAAAAACCATTCACTGAGGTCATCCGTGCCAACATCGGGGATGCCCAAGCCATGGGCCAGCAGCCAATCACCTTCCTCCGACAG GTGATGGCACTCTGTACCTACCCGAACCTGTTGGACAGCCCCAGCTTCCCAGAAGATGCTAAGAAACGAGCCCGGCGGATCCTACAGGCTTGTGGCGGGAACAGCTTGG GATCTTACAGCGCTAGCCAGGGCGTCAACTGCATCCGTGAAGATGTGGCTGCCTATATCACCAGGAGAGATGGTGGTGTACCTGCAGACCCGGATAACATTTACCTGACCACTGGAGCTAGTGACGGCATTTCC ACGATCCTGAAGATCCTGGTCTCCGGGGGTGGCAAGTCACGGACGGGTGTGATGATACCCATCCCGCAGTACCCCCTCTACTCGGCGGTCATCTCTGAACTCGATGCCATCCAGGTGAACTATTACCTGGATGAGGACAACTGCTGGGCCCTGAATGTGAATGAGCTCCGGCGGGCCGTGCGGGAGGCCAAAGAGCACTGTGACCCCAAGGTGCTGTGCATCATCAACCCCGGGAACCCCACAG GTCAGGTGCAGAGCAGAAAGTGCATAGAAGACGTGATTCACTTTGCCTGGGAAGAGAAGCTCTTTCTCCTGGCTGATGAG GTGTACCAGGACAACGTGTACTCTCCAGACTGCAGATTTCACTCCTTTAAGAAGGTGCTTTACGAGATGGGGCCCGAGTACTCCAGCAACGTGGAGCTCGCCTCCTTCCACTCCACCTCCAAGGGCTACATGGGCGA GTGTGGCTACAGAGGAGGCTACATGGAGGTGATCAACCTGCACCCTGAGATCAAGGGCCAGCTGGTAAAGCTGCTCTCGGTGCGTCTGTGCCCACCAGTGTCTGGGCAGGCTGCCATGGACATCGTTGTGAACCCCCCGGTGCCAGGAGAGGAATCCTTCGAGCAGTTCAGCAGG GAGAAAGAGTCCGTCTTGGGTAATCTGGCCAGAAAAGCTAAGCTGACAGAAGACTTGTTTAACCAAGTCCCAGGAATTCACTGCAACCCCTTGCAGGGGGCCATGTACGCCTTTCCTCGAATCTTCATCCCTGCCAAAGCCATGGAGGCAGCTCAG GCCCATAAGATGGCCCCCGACATGTTCTACTGCATGAAGCTCCTGGAGGAGACGGGCATCTGTGTTGTGCCCGGCAGTGGCTTTGGGCAGAGGGAAGGCACCTACCACTTCAG AATGACCATTCTTCCTCCGGTGGAGAAGCTAAAGACGGTTCTACAGAAGGTGAAGGACTTTCACATAAAGTTCCTGGAGAAGTACGCGTGA